In Leptospiraceae bacterium, a genomic segment contains:
- a CDS encoding PAS domain S-box protein, with the protein MNLNQKSKLIRNLTGCFRDRKLEHEYRAYSFKRERIPAFFLILMINIVSASLIYNDYLLFFSDKTLFYRLIFLRFILLAISILVLYIIKTSEKFIVVDLTLAFWFVVIFIIGESINYTRPLTFSHISILRFIILFMLYTWLPIRFIFQIALAFIYSLTMLYINFCVSTNNFHGVESAFLIISLVGVNIYGFYLTNQIHKIKRNEYYNWKMAKLAEEKERDTNFRLRHALSELETIFNNNAVGLIYLKDGKVVNQVNKRGLMITGYSREELINRDPDFLYQNYDEKMQKMIHDELLKYASIETEMIIKRKNAKLIHCKFFGSIIEPGRIDSGIIWAFTDISRQKKLEEFKETIDRISRHDLKNPLSAIVGFSTIIMDNNEDLEAEDKEALQFIRDSAFEMLEQIDNSLNLYKIENGTYFPRLETIDFIDLLRRLLHRHFLLSQEMRGIAYQVTLNGRSLRQDDYLLIETDKNLLLPLLGNLIKNAIEASHKNDTVFIEINTLTKKNIEIRVINNGEIPIQIQSTFFNKFSTYGKSGGSGLGTYSAKLMTDTLGGEISFSTGFGKTILLVRLKTEPVQQEL; encoded by the coding sequence ATGAATTTAAACCAGAAATCTAAACTTATAAGAAATCTAACCGGTTGTTTTAGAGACAGGAAGCTCGAACATGAGTATAGAGCCTACAGTTTTAAACGTGAAAGAATACCGGCATTTTTTCTTATTTTAATGATAAACATAGTATCTGCCTCCTTGATTTATAACGACTATCTACTTTTTTTCTCTGACAAAACACTGTTCTATCGCTTAATTTTTTTACGCTTCATTCTTTTAGCTATTTCTATTCTGGTTTTGTATATAATTAAAACCTCAGAAAAATTTATAGTTGTCGATTTAACCTTAGCTTTCTGGTTTGTAGTAATTTTTATCATTGGGGAAAGCATTAACTATACAAGGCCTCTTACCTTTAGTCATATTAGCATATTAAGATTTATTATACTATTTATGCTTTATACCTGGCTTCCTATTCGATTTATTTTTCAGATAGCTCTTGCATTCATTTATTCTCTTACCATGCTGTATATTAATTTTTGTGTATCGACAAACAACTTCCATGGTGTAGAATCAGCATTTCTGATTATTTCCTTAGTCGGAGTGAATATATATGGATTTTATCTTACCAACCAGATTCATAAAATAAAACGAAACGAATACTATAACTGGAAGATGGCAAAGCTTGCAGAAGAAAAAGAAAGAGATACAAATTTCCGTTTACGCCATGCTTTATCCGAATTAGAAACGATTTTTAATAATAATGCAGTGGGTCTTATCTATTTAAAAGATGGAAAAGTAGTGAACCAGGTGAATAAAAGAGGTTTAATGATTACCGGATATTCCAGGGAAGAGTTGATAAATAGAGATCCGGATTTCCTCTACCAGAATTATGATGAAAAGATGCAAAAAATGATACATGATGAATTACTAAAATATGCATCCATTGAAACCGAAATGATAATAAAGAGAAAAAATGCGAAACTTATTCACTGCAAATTTTTTGGTAGTATTATTGAACCCGGAAGAATTGATTCCGGAATTATATGGGCATTTACTGATATATCCAGGCAAAAAAAACTGGAAGAATTTAAGGAAACAATAGATAGAATTTCCAGACATGATTTAAAAAATCCATTATCTGCGATTGTTGGTTTCTCTACAATTATTATGGATAATAATGAGGATCTTGAAGCAGAGGATAAGGAAGCACTACAGTTTATACGCGATTCGGCCTTTGAAATGTTAGAGCAAATTGATAATTCTTTAAATTTATATAAAATTGAAAACGGTACCTATTTCCCCAGATTGGAAACTATTGATTTCATCGATCTATTGCGGCGTCTCTTACACAGACATTTTTTACTGTCCCAGGAAATGAGGGGCATCGCTTATCAGGTAACATTAAATGGAAGAAGTTTAAGACAGGATGATTATTTATTAATAGAAACAGATAAAAATTTATTGTTACCACTTTTAGGTAACCTGATAAAAAATGCAATTGAAGCCTCACATAAGAATGATACGGTATTTATTGAGATAAACACTCTCACAAAAAAAAATATTGAAATACGCGTTATAAATAATGGAGAAATTCCGATACAAATTCAATCTACATTTTTTAATAAATTCTCTACCTATGGGAAGAGCGGAGGAAGTGGTTTGGGTACCTATAGTGCCAAATTAATGACCGATACCCTCGGAGGAGAAATCAGCTTTTCTACAGGGTTCGGAAAAACAATTCTCTTAGTTCGCTTAAAAACTGAGCCAGTCCAACAAGAGTTGTAA
- a CDS encoding YceI family protein — MKKLKNIFITTVFLCFSISSIYAVEITESKLSVDSVNSKMLFSLTKTMLGQKSNMNGLASKFSGSVNMDTKDVDITLSMRDEDFKLSGSFKYANTRMHETYLHSGKYPTARFVGKIASYDPATGNAKVTGDLTIHGTTKPYTLNGKVSKEGSAYLLKSAFTVDLTKFGMEVPDIKLATVDKTVELKAKIYLRKAQ, encoded by the coding sequence ATGAAAAAATTAAAAAATATTTTTATTACAACAGTATTCTTATGTTTTTCTATCAGTTCTATTTATGCTGTAGAAATCACCGAATCAAAACTTAGCGTAGATTCAGTTAATAGTAAAATGCTCTTTTCTCTAACCAAAACCATGTTAGGGCAAAAATCCAATATGAACGGTCTTGCCAGTAAATTTAGTGGCAGCGTTAATATGGATACAAAAGATGTGGATATAACTTTGTCTATGAGAGATGAAGACTTTAAACTTTCCGGAAGTTTCAAATACGCCAATACAAGAATGCATGAAACATACCTGCACTCAGGTAAGTATCCAACTGCAAGATTCGTTGGTAAAATTGCCTCCTATGATCCAGCCACAGGTAATGCAAAAGTTACAGGTGACTTAACCATTCACGGAACAACTAAACCTTATACGCTTAACGGAAAAGTAAGCAAAGAGGGTAGTGCTTATCTACTTAAATCAGCTTTTACAGTTGACCTAACAAAATTTGGTATGGAAGTCCCTGACATTAAACTGGCAACCGTTGATAAAACAGTAGAGCTAAAAGCCAAAATTTATTTAAGGAAAGCTCAATGA
- a CDS encoding TetR/AcrR family transcriptional regulator, producing MKEFKNLSVRERILKTTKEQFYLKGYDSTSISDIIESASVSRAGFYGNFQSKEELGKEYLDLWKLEINQRFSRLTDSCSSPLQFTKLWYRFLILGIRKGESNGCPLSNFAASRNIQQNSWLKYQQDALNDWLDVMVRLIKRSEIEGTFCSEEKPESIARNFFLIYQGALAMWKIDGEIAHLKEGRQLTEYYLKNISICR from the coding sequence ATGAAGGAATTCAAAAACCTGTCTGTACGTGAGCGTATCCTGAAAACAACCAAGGAACAATTTTACCTGAAAGGTTATGACAGTACTTCTATTTCTGATATTATCGAATCTGCATCCGTATCCAGGGCCGGTTTTTACGGCAATTTTCAGTCTAAAGAAGAGCTGGGTAAAGAATATCTTGATTTGTGGAAACTGGAAATAAATCAGCGGTTCAGCAGGCTTACTGATTCCTGTAGCAGTCCTCTTCAATTTACAAAACTCTGGTATAGATTCCTAATATTGGGAATCAGAAAAGGAGAGTCTAATGGTTGTCCGCTAAGCAACTTTGCTGCTTCTCGGAACATTCAACAGAATAGCTGGTTAAAATATCAGCAGGATGCCCTGAATGATTGGTTAGACGTCATGGTTCGACTCATAAAGCGTTCTGAAATCGAAGGAACGTTTTGTAGCGAGGAGAAGCCGGAAAGCATAGCCCGAAATTTTTTCTTAATTTATCAGGGAGCTCTCGCTATGTGGAAAATTGATGGGGAAATAGCGCATCTTAAAGAAGGTCGGCAATTAACAGAGTATTATTTAAAAAATATTAGTATTTGTAGATAA
- a CDS encoding Rpn family recombination-promoting nuclease/putative transposase: MIILFFVRCGRDCTLASDISLDTLEIAKDSFIDPNYQDIQSDMLFKVSIAGKESYIYLLLEHKSYPDRMTAFQLLKYIVGIWTLHLNQLEKGEADTLPIILPLSRINGKAYRAGVYRNGFTLFALRSKGNRT; the protein is encoded by the coding sequence ATCATAATTCTTTTTTTTGTAAGGTGCGGTCGCGACTGCACCCTTGCATCAGACATATCGCTGGATACTTTAGAAATTGCTAAAGATAGTTTTATCGATCCGAATTATCAAGATATACAATCAGATATGCTATTTAAAGTTTCTATAGCCGGAAAAGAGAGTTATATCTATTTGCTACTTGAGCACAAGAGCTATCCTGATAGAATGACAGCCTTCCAGCTTCTGAAATATATTGTTGGAATATGGACTCTGCATCTGAACCAGTTAGAAAAAGGCGAAGCCGATACATTACCGATTATACTACCTCTTAGCAGAATTAATGGAAAAGCATACAGGGCTGGAGTATATAGAAACGGTTTTACTTTATTTGCTCTCAGGAGTAAAGGAAATCGAACTTGA
- a CDS encoding PilZ domain-containing protein, which translates to MKDHSNKDKNRFSGRYVVFEKGKQRRKYSRIRLEVDCEIYTQRSSKPTFGTMVDIGAGGIRFETGSPFYEGDEINVSFFWGDRHFEIRGLVIRVSGKYVAIKTDDTPIEIKEEIERRIFEFFNRSGALGNL; encoded by the coding sequence ATGAAAGATCATTCCAATAAAGATAAAAACAGGTTCAGCGGTAGATATGTTGTTTTTGAAAAAGGAAAGCAAAGACGAAAGTATTCTCGCATCCGCCTCGAAGTAGATTGTGAAATTTATACCCAGCGCTCCTCCAAACCCACTTTCGGAACCATGGTAGATATCGGTGCCGGAGGGATTCGTTTTGAAACCGGCTCACCCTTTTATGAAGGAGACGAAATAAATGTCAGTTTTTTCTGGGGAGACAGGCATTTTGAAATTCGCGGACTTGTGATTCGTGTTTCCGGGAAGTATGTCGCCATAAAAACTGATGATACTCCTATCGAAATAAAAGAAGAAATTGAAAGAAGGATTTTTGAGTTTTTTAACCGTAGTGGAGCACTCGGTAATCTGTAG
- a CDS encoding acyl-CoA dehydrogenase family protein has product MYQAFTEEQEELRELIRDFTANEITPVAHHWDEKNEHPTELINRMRSELGINGLTIPEEYGGMGLGSVEQCIITEEMSRGCLGIALCFGYTGLGMLPILKGATDAQKKKWLPPIVAGETGISFCLSEPGAGSDVPGMSTKAEKKGDKYIINGTKQWITGGGSADAYTVFAVTDGNRGTRGVSCFYVPRNTPGLTVGKKEDKLGIRASDTRQIIFEDCEVPAEYLIGKENMGFVYALHTLNASRPYVASMGVGVSQAALDYASKYAREREQFGKKISNFQAVAHMLADISIKVETSREITYRSARMSDAGDPRLPKYAAIAKAYTSEMAVQCALDAIQIHGGYGYTKEYPVEKLLRDAKILCIFEGTTQIQKNEIAAYVVKEAATLK; this is encoded by the coding sequence ATGTATCAGGCTTTTACTGAAGAACAAGAGGAATTAAGAGAACTCATCAGGGATTTCACTGCGAATGAAATTACTCCCGTAGCACACCATTGGGACGAGAAGAACGAACATCCTACTGAATTAATTAATAGGATGAGATCAGAGCTTGGTATCAATGGCCTTACTATCCCGGAAGAATATGGTGGAATGGGCCTGGGTTCCGTAGAACAGTGTATTATTACTGAAGAAATGAGTCGCGGTTGTCTGGGTATTGCCCTTTGTTTTGGTTATACCGGTCTTGGAATGCTTCCAATTCTGAAAGGAGCAACCGATGCACAAAAGAAAAAATGGCTTCCTCCGATTGTAGCCGGAGAAACCGGAATTTCTTTCTGTCTTTCTGAGCCGGGTGCGGGTTCCGACGTACCGGGAATGTCTACCAAGGCTGAAAAGAAAGGAGACAAGTATATAATTAACGGAACCAAGCAGTGGATTACCGGAGGAGGTAGTGCAGATGCTTATACCGTTTTTGCTGTGACCGATGGAAATAGGGGAACACGCGGTGTAAGTTGTTTTTATGTTCCGAGAAATACCCCGGGTCTGACTGTAGGTAAGAAAGAAGATAAATTAGGTATTCGTGCGAGTGACACAAGACAGATTATTTTTGAAGATTGTGAAGTTCCGGCAGAATACCTTATCGGTAAAGAAAACATGGGCTTTGTGTATGCTCTTCATACTCTGAATGCTTCCCGTCCTTACGTCGCTTCTATGGGCGTGGGTGTATCTCAGGCAGCCCTCGACTATGCTTCTAAATATGCCCGCGAGCGCGAGCAATTCGGAAAGAAAATCTCCAACTTCCAGGCGGTAGCTCACATGTTGGCTGATATTTCTATCAAAGTAGAAACTTCTCGCGAAATCACTTATCGTTCCGCCAGGATGTCCGATGCCGGAGACCCAAGACTTCCGAAATATGCAGCTATCGCGAAAGCCTATACTTCAGAAATGGCAGTTCAATGTGCTCTGGATGCAATTCAGATCCATGGTGGTTACGGTTACACCAAAGAATATCCGGTAGAAAAACTTTTAAGAGATGCAAAAATCCTTTGTATTTTCGAAGGAACTACCCAGATTCAGAAAAATGAAATCGCTGCTTACGTTGTAAAAGAAGCAGCTACTTTAAAATAA